A window of Bacillus sp. DX3.1 genomic DNA:
TTATTTTTTGCTTTCTCTTTTCTATATAAATCCATTTTGATTTTTCGATATATAAGCCACGGCTATGGATAACAAAAGGTGACCTGCACTCGTTTTCTCTCTTTGTTTTCACTATGTCTGGGCAGGAAAAGGATCTGACCGCTTCTATGCATGGCCGGATGCTCTCTCCCACCTAAAAAGAAGGGTTTTATGTCGGTTTTTTAATTTGTATTTATATAGTAAAAGAGGTATACTAAAATAGAACATATGTTCTTAACGATTACATATAGTAAGGAGATAGAACAAATGGTATACGACACAAAAGTAATTTCTTGGAACGCATCTTTAAAACAACTACAACGCCGCTACACTAAAAAACAAGTGGATCGAAAACATTTTGAAGATGTTGAACTTATGAATTTCTTCCGCGACAATGACTACATTGTCCTTCCTACACATATTAGCGGCTTATCAACAAAACGTTTTACTTCTTATTCTGTTTTTACAACTGAAGATAAAGATCGTAAAGTTGGTACACTAATCATTGAATATTTACAAGATGAAGATAACATATTACGTGTAGAGCAACTATACTTCGTTTAATTCACAACGCTTGGCCAAAATGGCTAAGCGTTCTTGCTTTCTATCAATCTCACTGCTTATAATACAAGTAAAGGGAAAATTGCTATCGTAAAGGGGGTATACGATTGCTTGAAGGATGGTTTAGTTGGTTTATCGTCATTTGGACTGTTATATTATTAGGTCTTATGTCGATTGGTGGATACTTTATGTTCCGAAAATTCTTAAAACGATTACCAAAAGAAGATGGAATGTCTATTTTAGATTGGGAACAGCGCTATATTGATGAAACACGTCACTTATGGGATGACAAACAGAAGCAATTATTAGAAGAACTGGTCAGTCCTGTTCCTGAATTATTTCGCGATGTCGCACGTTCTAAAATTGCCGGTAAAATTGGAGAGCTTGCCTTAAAAGAAAGAGCTACAAAAATAACAGAAGATTTAATTATTAAAGGGTATATTGTTGCAACACCAAAGCGAGATCATAAATTTCTCGTTAAAAAGCTACAGGAAAAGCAAATTGATTATTCTCGTTACCAATCATTGCTGGCTAAGTAAA
This region includes:
- a CDS encoding DUF2621 domain-containing protein produces the protein MLEGWFSWFIVIWTVILLGLMSIGGYFMFRKFLKRLPKEDGMSILDWEQRYIDETRHLWDDKQKQLLEELVSPVPELFRDVARSKIAGKIGELALKERATKITEDLIIKGYIVATPKRDHKFLVKKLQEKQIDYSRYQSLLAK